The window ATACGAGATCATTGTCCCAACCAGCCTCAAACATGTTTCTACAAGTAGGGGGCGAACTGTTTTGCGGACGGGGTCTAGCCCCACGGGCGCGAACGTTCTACCCCGGCTACCGTTATCATATATCGATATAAAAAATGGTCAACCAGAAATTTTTTCTGGCTGACCTTATAATACGATCGGGCGCAATTCTTGAAAAAGGAATTGTGCTTTTTTCAGCAATCGGACCATTTAATAGGAAAGATTTATATTCGAACTGGATAATTATGTTAATATTAAGTGTAAATCGTGAAGAAATGCACTTAAAGTGATAGGCAGTTTTCTTGAAATATTCATTGTCAATTAGCGAATGAATTCAATGTTAAAAACTAGGGAGTGAGAAAATGGTAAATAAAGAAATTATTGAACCTAAAAGTTACCCTATTAGTTTGTTTGAACAAAAAAAGGAAACAAATAACTTAGCTATTGTATTACCTGGCGCTGGTTACACAACTAAAGCTCCGTTATTACACTATACAACTGGACTATTTTACACTAAAGGTTTTGATGTATTACACATTAACTATACCTTTACTAGAAAAGAAATATCTATTTTAAATGAAAGAGATTTCGCAAGTGATGTACTTCTTTCAATAGACTCCGCAATCAAGGGGAAAAAATATAATAATTATTATGTAGTTGCTAAATCAATAGGAACAAAAACTATAAGGTATTTGATAGATAATTTAAAGCTGAGAAATGCAAAAATAATATGGTTGACTCCATTACTACAAAATGATGATGTATTTAATACAATGGTTAACGGTAATAATAAAGGACTTTGTGTTATTGGTGATAGAGATAGCTGTTATATAGTCGAGCGTTTTGAAAAATTGAAAAACAATCAAAACCTTACATTAAAAGTGGTTGAGGGTGGAAATCACAGTTTAGATCTTGAAGAAGACCCGATACAATCGATTGAAATATTAAAAGGTGTAATATCTGATATTAATAAGTTCTTAAGCTAACGAAGCTTATAGTTATATAAACATCTTCAACAATCGGGTGCAGTACCTTCTTTAATAAGAAATGCGTCTTTATTCTTGAAAAAGGAAAGAACTGGAGCAGTAATTTTTGTTTTATGATATTTTTTCAATGCTAAATCGGTTGGTAAGGAATTAATATTAATATCAGTAGAATAATACCTCTAAGAAGTTTAATTTTTGAGGTGAATTTATTGCGATTAATAATACTATTATTTTCACTAATGCTACTTTGTAACGATCCTGTAATAGCAGCACCGAAACAACTCACTCCTATAGAAAGTCAGTTAATGTCTTTTTTGAATGGTTTACACGTAGTGGAACCGAGACAAGCCGTTGAATTGTGGATATTAGGGGTAAATAATCGAAGTGGTTCTGTTCAATATGCGATGTTGTCTCCTTCGCTCCAAAAACAATCAAGGGAAAAATTTGAGCAAACTCATTGGGTAACTGGTCAGTCAAGTCCTTGGGTTAGCAACTTACGTATTACAAAAGTAGAAAAGCTTAGCGAATCCAAAATGAAGTATACCGTTAAATACGATTTAGAGACATCATATGCACATTTTGGTAGCTGGCAGAAGGTTATAATCGTGGAAAAGAATCTAGAACCATTTAGAGAATATTGGTTTATTTCATCAATCACTACGAAATATAATCAATGGGAAGCATTTACGCCAGCAGAGACAGTATTAGAAAAATAAAGTAGTGTCTAAACAAAGATTACTAATTAAATGTTATTCAACAATCGGGCGCATTCCTATAATGCGTACCTTTTTAATGTGTCCCCAAATTTTTATTTGGGAACGTTACTTAATTTTATTTTGTATACTTTTTTAATCCTTAAAAAGGCGATTATTTAGAATATCTCCCTTTAGTTGATTTAATTCTTTTGAAGTTTTTCCTTTTTTTATTTTTCTTTTTAAAATAACTCCAGATACGTGTAAGGATAAAGAATACTAAGAGGCTAACAAGTACATTGATAACTTGATTAAGTATCCATTTATTTGTTAATGATAGACTACTCATTATCCTATAAGTTATGGATATAAAGAAGACTGTGAAGAAACTGTTTAAGAAAATATTTTTGTCCATAACAAGAATTTACTCCTTTACTATATTTCGTATTAATAATATATAACCTTGTTTTTCAACTTAAGCAAGGCCCTTTATTCAACAATCGGGCGCATTCCTTAAATAAGGAGAGGTTCTTTCTTCATGAATTGGGCTAGATTGTGGAGCAAGATAAAACAAATTATTTATGTAATGTAGTCGAGGTGAAGGATTACATTTAGACGAACAGGGCCGGTTAAGGTTAACTGAAAGAAATAGACTAGGATGTAAATGATGTTCAAAATTAAAAAAACTGATTATTGCTAATATTTTTAAAATATACTATGATTACAATAGTTATACAGGTTACGTAAGTGAAATAACTTGTGTTGGTGTCCTTAATGGTTAAAAACAGTAATGTTGCACAGTGCCTCCAATTATATTGGGGGCATTTTTTAATGTGCGCCCGGCATGGGTAATAACTTGGTGGTGAAAGTCCACTACAGGCTTGGCAGTAGGAACTGTTAGCGAATGGCAAGGGTGTCCGTGGTGACGCGGAATCTGAAGGAAGCCGGACGCAAATTCTTGAACTGACGAACAGAAACTATATACAAGGCTGAATCGGGACGGACGAGTTTGCATTACAAAACGAAGTCCAATACTGCCCAAATCCCGTACAGTAAATATAGCAGTTACATGAGAAGAAGGTTATTACTCTTACCCGGGGAGGTCTCATGAGGGTTATTCAATTAACAATCAATTTAGTGATAACTTGATGAATTATGAGAAGTCAGCAGACGTCATAGTAGTTTCCTTTCGGAAATGAAGGACTGAACAATCTTAAATCTTGGAAAACAAGGAGGTATAGATATTCCGTATAATCGCAGAAAACATCGTGGTAAAGTCCGAAAGATGGCTACCTGTTAAGAGATAAGTTGGAAACTAAAGGGTAAATAGGAGTGCGTAGGAATATCAATATGGATATGAAAGAACAGGATGGTATCAATTTAATCGATAAAGTCATTGCAAATAACAATCTCTGGAGAGCATACAAGAAAGTAAAAGCAAATAATGGTGCATCAGGGGTTGATGGAATTACAGTAGTACAATTAAAGTCACACATGAAGAAATACTACGAACCTCTTAAAAGGAAGCTAAAAGATGGAACTTACCAACCTCAACCAGTCAAAAGAGTTGCCATACCAAAACCGGACGGTTCTAAACGATATCTAGGAATACCTTGCGTTTTAGATAGAGTCGTTCAACAAGCTATTCTTCAAGTAATTGAACCGATTATAGACCCACACTTTTCAGAATATAGTTTTGGATTTCGGAAAGGCAGAAACGCCCACCAAGCTATTAAATCAGCACAACAATATTACGAAGAAGGTTATCGAGTTGTAGTAGACTGTGATTTGAAAAGTTACTTCGACACAATACATCATCAAAGGTTAAGAGCGTATTTAGAAGAATTCATATCAGATAAAATTGTTTTAAAATTAATATGGAAATTCCTTCGTTCAGGTATTCTTGACCGAGATATCTATATCGAAACGAAAGATGGTGCTCCGCAAGGTGGACCTTTGTCTCCTATTTTAGCAAATGTCTATTTAAATAAACTAGATAGAGAATTAGAAAAGAGAGAACATCGTTTTATTAGATATGCGGATGATTTCGTCATCTATGTGAAAAGTGTTCGAGCTGGGGAGCGGGTAATGGAAAGTATCAAGAAATACATCGAGGATGACCTACATTTAACAATTAACCAAAAGAAAAGTAAGGTTTGTGGTGCAACATCAGCAACATTCCTCGGCTTTAATATTCAAAATTTAATGGGAAAGTCGGATGCCGACCAAGTAAGTCGGCCAAGCAACGATTCAAAGACAAGTTAAAGAAGAATACAAGCCGGAAAATGAGTGGAACTTTTGAAGAAATAGTAAAGAAAATTAATCAAATCACAACTGGATGGATTAATTACTACGGGATCTCAAGAATGAAGAAATTCATTTTTGAAACTCAGAAATGGTTAAACCATCGATTAAGACAACTCATATGGAAGAGATGGAAGAAACCAAAGACTAAATATAAGATGCTTCGTAAATATGGAACTAACCATGATGACGCAATGAAATTAGCAAACTCCCGTAAGGGATATTGGAGAATATCACGAAGTGAAATCCTCCAACGAGCTATAACAAAAGATAGGCTCATAAAGTGGAAACTAAAAGACATCTCCTTACTTTATGAGCAACGATACTTAAAAGGTTGAACCGCCGTATACGGAACCGTACGTACGGTGGCGTGAGATGTCGACTAGCCAAATAATGGTTAGTCTCCTACTCGATTTTATAGGAGAGTGAATAAATTGATTTTAGAAAAAGATTACACAAACACGTTTGAAGGAGTACATACTCATGTAAAAGAAAGTGCAGAAAAGATGGGTTCCAGCGGAGGCGCTTTATATATTATTCAAAACGACAAAGTCGTAACAGAATCTTATTTTGGTAAACAGTCGAATGATATACATGCTAGAGATGTGAAATCAGACACTCAATTCCACATTGCCTCTGTAAGAAAAGCTTATATAGGTTTTGCTGCTGCTTACGCTATATACAATGGCTACTTTTCCATTGATGATTCGATTCGACAGTTTGTTGAAGACTCTCATTTGTCAGCATACGAAGGTGTAACCATTCGTCATTTATTAACTCACACCCATGGATTAAAAATAGAAAATGGTAAATTGATAAGTGAATATAAACCCGGTGAATCATGGGCATATAGAGGTCCCAGTATTGATTTGTTGACAACTATTATCAAAAAAACAACGGGACGATCTGTTGCCGATATTGTAAATGAGCAAGTCTTTGAGCCAGTTGGCTTCCAATCAACAGAATGGATTAAGATGAGTCAGCCTCATTTAAAAATTGCAAACACTTTAAGAGATGCAGATGACATCATTTGGACTGAGACAGATGTAGTAGATGGTTCAGGAATGAATATGTATGTGTCTGCACAAGAGCTTGCTTTATGGGGTTACATTCATTTAACAGAAGGAAAATGGGGAGGAAAACAACTTATTCCTAGAGAAATCATTCAAATGGCAACATCCATTCAGACGCCCAACCCAAAACTTCCTATTCATAAGAACGGTTTTTTATGGTTTGTTAAAGACACAAACCATAACTTTAATCAAATAGGGGATACAGTTCCTAAAGGCTCCTATCAATTACTCGGCTATACAAATGTGGCTCTGCTCGTCATTCCAGAGGAAAACGTAGTAGCAGTAAGAATGTTCAACCGATATGGTTCACCAGAAGGATACGACTATCTCAAAGATATTCGCTCCTTTGGAGACACTGTTTATAAATGGTCTATAAAATCAACAATGCAATAACATCAATGTTTGGAAGGTGTTTAGAGCTATTCAAATGAATTTATTATTCCACAAAATGGCCATATTGGGAGGATTACATTTATTTAACGGAGCAGATTGCTTTAAATCTTATTGTAACTTTTTTATGTTTTAATCGACTAATTATCAAGAGTTTTATGAATTAGAACCGACTGAAAGGTAAGGGGATTGTAATGAAAATACTAAAAGTTACTGTGGTGTTATTTGGTTTATTTTTAATAACTGGTTGTTCAACATCATCTAATAGTAGTAATAATGCTATAAAAGTAGAAACCAGCTCACAAGGATCATATAAGGCATTGCTATTTGTTAATGGTATGGAATTACAATCTGTTGGAGTAACAGCTGATGAATCAAATTTGGTAGTTGGAGAATTTATTGGGACAATTAAAGAAAAAATCCCTATAGAAACACGACCTACTGTTGAACTCACTTCAAATTATTTAGGAGAAGGAGTCGAAATTTATTCAGCAGTAGGTATTACTGAAATAGTCTTAGCTAAAAAGGATAATGGAGATTATGAAGTCTTTGAATAGCTATTCCAGCAAGTATCTATTTTAATAGCTATATTCAACAAAACCAGCTAATAGTTGTCAAGATTTTCAATAAAAAATATAAAACCTACATGATATACTAAAAAAGGGTACATCAAATAAGCCTTCCTTTAAAGATTGGAAGGTTTTGTTTTATATTCTTAGATATGCTTTTTAAGCCGTATTTTGGAAGGGCATTTTCCATTTTAGTAGGGCATAAATCCAATGTAAGAGCTTATTTGCACAAGCAATTATGGCTACTCTAAAAGGTTTTCCTTCTTCTCGTTTTTTATCGTAGAACTCTCTTAATCGCTTATTTCTAGGGATAATTTCATCGCTTGTTTTTTGCTTACGTGCATCCCTTATACCGCATTGTACAGCCATAAACAACGCTTGCCTTAGTCTGCTTGACCCTCTTTTGGTTATGCGATTTATGGAAGCTGTAAACCTACCAGATGAGTAAACGCTAGGATCTATCCCGGCGAATGCCACTAGCTTTTTAGGATGATTAAACCGTACTATCTCTCCAATTTCAGAGATGATTGTTGCTGCAATCTTTTCTCCAATACCAGGGATAGACTGGATAATCTCATATTCTTCAATTTCTTTAGCGAGGGCATCTATTTCGGCTGCTAACTTTGATAGATGCTCTTGATATTGAAGAACGATGTTGATAAACATTTTTAGGTTAAAGATATGGCTCTGGTACAAGTTGTTTTGAAACGGATTACGTAATGCTGCCTCTCTCAATTGATGAGCTTTTTCTTTTGCCCATTTTTCCGAACGGGTTGTACATAATTCTGCGATTTTATCAGCTAGATCAGATTCACTGACGCTTAGAACCTCTTCTGAAGTTGGAAAGAGTGATAGAATCTGTAACGAGATTTTTGAATAGAGATTCCCAAAGACACCTCTATATTCAGGAAATACCTGATCTAAAATCGATTGTAGCTGTAATTTCGTTTGTGCAGCTGTGCTTGATATCGTTTCTTGTTGTCTCGTGAGATTACGTAGATTTAAGAGTTGAATGCCTCTTTTTTTGTATGGTTCTAACTCTTCCTTATAATACAATTCACATAGACGATAGGCGTCAATCGCATCTGTCTTTACCTTTCTTAAATTTGTACTTCTGGCGCGATGAGAGATAAGTGGGTTAACAATAATATAGACATATTGTTGCTCCTCCAAAAATTGAATGACAGGAATATGGTACTGGCCTGTAGATTCTAAAATAACCGAAGGTTGCTTACCATCAGCCAATTTCTCAATATCCTTTAGAAATTCTAATAAACTTCCTAAACCATCAAGAGTATGTTTAATACTAAAGCTCTTACGATAGGGCTGACCTTTATCCAAAAAGGCCTGTACCTGACTTTCTCCTTTTGAAACATCCAGACCAACGACTGGATTCATAATGAAATCTCCTCCTCTAAGAAACTACTAAATTAGTCGGTAACCCCTAAAGCTGCTTGTAATATCATAGGTTCGCTTGTTAAACGGGATCTTTGCCCCAACCAGCTTGAAACATGCTTATACAAGTAGGGGGTGAACAGTTTTGCGGACGAGATCGAGTCCCACGGGCGCTACGTTCTACCCCGACTACCGTTATAATAAGACCTAAAACAAAAAGGTCAACCAGAAAAATTGATCTGGCCCCCAAATGTTAAACACGACTCTAACATCTGGAGGTGCCTTTTTTATGGCAGGAATTACTCTTGAACAGAAAATACATGCGATTACTCGTTTTGAAAACGGTGATTTAAGCCTTACTTCAATAGCTAAATCACTCAATTTAACTACTACTGAAATGCTTGATTTCTGGATTGAAGGAAAAGGGGGAAACAAAGTTGAAGAAGGACAACCCAAAAAAGCTAAGAATCGAATCTTAAAGGAAAATGAAAAGGATTGAGTCCGGTACTATACCGAAAACAATCCTTCATAGCAGCTTACCTTAAAATAGTATGTCTAACTTTTTTGGGTCACTTCATATCTCAAATTGCGCTCTTGGTTGTATAAGAAGTCTTTTTCTTACTGCTAATAGAAATGACGACAGTAATGAATGATAAGATGATGAATATGCCACCTGCAAATGGATTTACATCGACTGAAAGTGTATCTACAATTCCAGCACCAATCACTGAACCAACAGCAACACCTAAATGAAGAGCTGAATTATTCAAGCTTTGCTGAATTTCCGATGATTCAGGCGCTATTTCAATTAAATAAGATTGCATAGCGGGTGATATCGCCCAACTGAGAATTCCCCAAATGATAAGGAGGATGAGAAATACTGGAAAGGAATCGGTTGAATATGGAAATATAAAGAATAAAGCACTGAAAACGACAAGGGCAATAATCATTGTTTTTCTCGAACCCAATAAATCTGCCATTACACCACCAAGACCTCCACCGACTACTGCAGAAAAACCGAAAATGAAATAGATGACACTAATCCAAGTAGTATTAAGATCAGTGGCTGCTTCTAAATAAGGCTTAAAATAGGCATACATAATCGTATGGCCTGTCATATAGAGGAATGTCGTTGTTAGACCTAATGTGATTTTGTGATTTTTAAATGCTGCAAGCTGCTTCCTCAACGGAATTTGAGGTTTTGGTTGTATTTTTCCCATTAATACATGAACGCCAATAATTGATAATGCTGTTAAAATAGTTATAAATACGAATGGTGCTCTCCATCCAAAACTATCTCCGATGATCAGCCCGAGCGGTACCCCTAAAACTAACGAAGCACTTACACCCACAGAGACGATCCCAATGGCCCTACCTTTATACTGTTCTCCTACTAAGCTAGGAGCCATAACTAAACACAATATGATTAATAGCGCTCCACTTAATGCTAAAATAATTCTTCCTATAAACAAAATAGAAAAAGTAGGTGCAACTACTGTTACGATACAACCAATTAAAAAGATGTACAAGCAAACTAATGTTAGTCTTTTTCTTTCTATTTTAGCTGTCATGACAAGTAAAATTGGTGATGTAACTGCAAAAATGACAGCAAAAACGGTGATCAGTAAACCTGCTTGACCGATGCTTACATGTAAATCCTCTGCAATCAAATCTAAAATTCCGCTAATGATCAGTTCAACCAGACCTATTATAAAGGATAGGATCATTAAAAAATAAATACGCTTATCCATGTTGTCTCCTTCCTAACTATATCCCAAACTATATACTATCTTTTGATGAAAGTTTACTCAAGGATAAGATAATATTGTCACAATATATCCCATTGAAACTCAAAGAAGATAAAAACAAGCTGAAAATATTGTATACTTTGCTGCGTAGCTTATTCCACAATCAGGAGCGTTTCTGTAATATTCATGAAAAGGGCAATTTAATAGAGCAAGAATTTCAAAACAAAATGGATATTTATGTTAATGTGGTTGGGGAAATAATCAATTTGGAACATTAATTTTGAGGATTAATTCGTAGTAGCCTGGTATTTATACTTTCCGAAAAATAGAAAAGGCGAGGTCATGGTAGCCTCGCTTTTTCCAATAATACTGAGAAATTTTTTCAAAGATAGTATTACTGAGTTAACAATTTTCCTAAATCATCCAACATCAAATTTGCAGCAAGTACACCACCGGCAGTATTCCAAATAGCGTCGCTTACTTCAAATGCATTCCCGCTCTTTACGGCATTTAGATTTTGCCAAAGCGGATCACTCGTCCATTCATTGGCAGTATCTAATGCTGCCTGATCACCCTGTGGTGCATAGGTAAAGTAGAATAGGTAATCTCCATCCATTTTCGGCGTTACTTCTTTGCCAACCTCTATAGCCAAGTTACCCAGCTTATTGTCTGGTGTGAAAAGCTCTGCTTGTTGGGCAGCACGTTTAAAGCCTAATTCTTCGAAAATTACACCGGAGAAGGAATCAGTATAATAGATACGAGATTTTCCAGCCATAAAGCGGACAACTGAAACTTCTTTGTTCACTTTGTCACCAAGCATTTCTTTTACTTCAGTAACATGTTTATCATAATTATTTAATACTTCGTTCCCTTTTTCTTCAAGATTTAACGCCTTCGCATATAACGTAAAGTTTTCTTTCCAGTCGCCTCGTAATGTTTCAGAGAAAACAGTAGGTGCAATTGCACTCAGCTGATCGTATACCTTTTCATGACGCAACTTGTTACCGATAATTAAATCCGGTTTCAATGTGGCAATCTTCTCTACATTGACTTCACCCTCTGTTCCAACCACTTCTACGCCATCCATATCCTTGCTGATATGCTCGTACCAAGGATCTCCAAGCCAAGATTGAACTGCACCAACTGGCTTTATTCCTAAAGCTAGTAATGCTTCTGTACCTTCGTTAGTAAGAATGACTACCTTTTTAGGTGTGCTTTTAATGGTAGTAGAGCCCATTGCATGCTCAATTTCATACCCATTGTCTTCCGTTTTCTCAGCAGTTTCTTCTTCTGTACCACCGCCGCATGCTGCTAATAAAAATACAGCCATTACGGAGAGTAGAGTTAAGAATAATTTAAATGCTTTCATTTATTATGTATCCCCCTTAAATATTGTTAATGATAATCATTTTCAATTGCAAATTTATCATAATTGAGCAGTATTACTGTGTCAATACATTTTTGTAAAAATTACATTAAAATCAATACTTATTTCCATAACAAAATATGATACAATTGAAAACGATTCTCAAACTTATTGATAATTATTTTCAATTGATGTGTTTCAATCGGAGTTCTTGCTCTACTAAAGAATAACGGAAGGGTTCCAAACGATGTTAAAAAGTACATTTTTTAAATTGCTGGGATTGTTTGCTGCCATCCTTTTGATGTTGTGGTTAGTGATTGCCAGTATAATCTTCGGCTATACAGATACAAGTTGGCGTACAGCCATCGAATCTTTCAGCCATTATAATGGCTCAAATGAACATATAATTATACAAACAGTAAGAATACCGAGAGCCTTAATAGCAGCAATGGTAGGAGCATGCCTTGCGATTGCCGGGGTTCTAATGCAAACGTTAACGAAAAATCCACTGGCATCTCCCGGGATTTTTGGTATTAATGCCGGAGCTGGCTTCGCTGTTGTCGCGGCAATGACCTTATTCTCTGTCAATAATATGCAGGGGTTTAATATCCTTGCATTCTTAGGTGCAGCTGTTGCGGCTATTAGCGTGTATGTCATTGGTTCCTTCGGTCGAGAGGGACTGACACCAATGAAGCTGACTTTGGCCGGCTCAGCAATTTCTGCGATGTTTGCTTCTTTTACCCAAGGGCTGCTCGTTCTTGATGAAGCACTCCTTGATCAGGTGTTGTTTTGGCTGGCAGGTTCCGTATCAGGTAGAAAATTAGAGACGCTAGTTTCTGTTCTTCCTTATATGGGGATTGGCTTAGTTGGCTCGATTTTAATATCTGGAAAAATGAATATTTTTGCAATGGGAGAAGACATTGCAAAAGGATTAGGTTTAAATACTGGCTTTGTAAAAATTGCTACTGGGTTACTTGTTATTTTGTTAGCCGGTGCTTCTGTCGCTGTTGCAGGGCCAATTGGTTTTGTTGGGATTGTAGTTCCACATTTAACGAGATCCATTATTGGAATTGACCATCGATGGGTGATTCCAATGGCGGGTGTATTAGGTGCAATTTTATTACTAGCCGCAGATATTGCCGCACGATATATATTAATGCCGTCAGAAATACCTGTCGGGGTTATGACAGCCATCATTGGAACTCCATTCTTTATCTACATAGCTAGAAGGGGGTTCAATGCTCGATGAGTAAATACAAAAATATCCGGCTCCTTAACGGCAAACTGTCAGTATTAGTTGACCGGAAGGCTATAAGTATTATTACGGTTTTAGCCATCATAACATTTGCAGTTTTTGTTATTAGTGCTGGTTTAGGAGAAATGAAGATTAATCCGCTGACGGTGATCAAAGTTCTCTTTGGTGCAGGTCCGGAAACGGAGCAGCTTGTGATCACTTCGTTTCGTTTGCCGAGGATAATCGTTGCTTTAGTGGTCGGCATCTCGCTCGCGGTTGCTGGGGGAATTTTACAGGGGATGATTCGCAATCCGCTAGCCTCCCCGGATGTACTGGGAATCACCGGGGGTGCTGCTGTTGCCGTTGTGAGTTTCTTGTCCATTTTCAGTGACCAAAATCATTCATTAACCGTCAGTATCGCCTGGCTACCGTTAGTGGCGTTTATCGGTGCTGGTGTAATTGGTTTCTTAGTTTATTTTCTTGCCTGGAAAAATGGAGTTTCCCCGATTCGCCTCGTGCTAATCGGAATAGGAATTTCCGCACTGATGCAGGCTTTAACGACCTTATTAATGGTCACAGGACCTGTTTATCAGGCAAGTCAAGCGAATATTTGGATCACGGGAACAGTCTACGGATCCAACTGGAATAACGTAGCAATCCTTGTCCCATGGGCGATTGTATTCTTTATTATAGCGATTGTTTCAGTAAGGATGCTCAATATCCAGGAGTTAGGCGATGAGGTAGCAACAGGACTTGGAGACAAAGTTCAAAAACATCGTTTTCTTTTATTAATGTTAAGCACGGCGTTAATCGGAATTTCCGTCGCATTTGCCGGCGCGATAGGTTTTGTCGGGCTGATGGCGCCGCATATGGCAAGAAGGTTAGTAGGTTCATCGTTCGGAGCACTGCTACCGACTTCCGCGTTAATCGGAGGCATTCTCGTGATGCTTGCAGACTTAATCGGCCGTACCTTATTTTCACCTCTGGAGGTGCCTGCGGGTGTA is drawn from Lysinibacillus sp. SGAir0095 and contains these coding sequences:
- a CDS encoding iron ABC transporter permease, which translates into the protein MSKYKNIRLLNGKLSVLVDRKAISIITVLAIITFAVFVISAGLGEMKINPLTVIKVLFGAGPETEQLVITSFRLPRIIVALVVGISLAVAGGILQGMIRNPLASPDVLGITGGAAVAVVSFLSIFSDQNHSLTVSIAWLPLVAFIGAGVIGFLVYFLAWKNGVSPIRLVLIGIGISALMQALTTLLMVTGPVYQASQANIWITGTVYGSNWNNVAILVPWAIVFFIIAIVSVRMLNIQELGDEVATGLGDKVQKHRFLLLMLSTALIGISVAFAGAIGFVGLMAPHMARRLVGSSFGALLPTSALIGGILVMLADLIGRTLFSPLEVPAGVFTAGIGAPYFIYLLFKTRNA